One part of the Anopheles coustani chromosome 2, idAnoCousDA_361_x.2, whole genome shotgun sequence genome encodes these proteins:
- the LOC131263041 gene encoding U7 snRNA-associated Sm-like protein LSm11, producing the protein MSENDSDGEIHSSSDSSSELDVSGTRFNPLKALYSTKIKVPVAKAKLHDNVQSLESRQNILGGFDHPYDEQRIKQIRAANTLKKKLPEPSAQPIRRFAPEQGLVQVQRPVRHQRNIFLRLEKGYEGPLAKLQEWMNKRTRVRIYTRKQKGVRGHISGFIEIFDHHWNMAVSDVSETWRRRKYRYSENKLAPETIGPAQDCSERLRMLGIVLPQSKARCDGKKYVICTRKVPQLLILGEQVVLVTPEPPEPEKTDSGELKK; encoded by the exons ATGAGTGAAAATGATTCCGATGGTGAAATCCATTCCAGCTCGGACAGTTCCTCCGAACTCGACGTCAGTGGAACGCGTTTCAATCCCCTTAAAGCGCTTTATTCAACCAAAATCAAGGTGCCGGTCGCAAAAGCGAAGCTGCACGACAACGTGCAATCTTTGGAATCGAGACAGAACATTCTTGGAGGTTTTGATCATCCGTACGACGAGCAACGGATCAAACAGATACGAGCTGCCAAcacattgaagaaaaaactgcCGGAACCAAGCGCGCAACCGATTAGGCGATTTGCACCAGAGCAGG GGCTTGTTCAAGTGCAACGACCGGTACGCCACCAGAGAAATATATTCCTCCGACTGGAAAAAGGCTATGAGGGTCCCCTAGCAAAGCTACAGGAATGGATGAACAAGCGGACACGCGTACGCATCTACACCCGCAAACAGAAAGGTGTTCGAGGGCACATTTCGGGTTTTATAGAAATCTTCGACCACCATTGGAACATGGCCGTCAGTGACGTATCGGAAACATGGCGCCGACGAAAGTATCGATATTCCGAGAACAAACTGGCACCGGAAACTATCGGGCCAGCGCAGGACTGTTCCGAACGGCTGCGTATGCTTGGTATAGTTTTGCCCCAGAGTAAGGCACGTTGTGATGGTAAAAAGTATGTGATATGTACCCGCAAGGTACCACAACTCCTGATCCTCGGTGAACAGGTGGTTCTGGTCACCCCCGAaccaccggaaccggaaaaGACTGATAGCGGtgagttgaaaaaataa
- the LOC131264977 gene encoding ecdysone-induced protein 74EF-like produces MPFIDDELLWSPDNDGRMVDLQACLQTESNQTASQTAELANGGCDLNTLDDQLDNDSDELLRQLTENSFELEQFFQDFPPTEIKVEENNNDLQLDEETSGQLFLQSCNQFLSSAAAAAQLSALSGDPNESDGSLNRLCSGGNDQLLGSSGLTTQQLQEQLLIAQAQGLLQQNRFNNSLLAEKLLQNHHQQQQQQHLEALGVSSNNTNNNHHHPHSNNNNSSSSSSSNGGRANKPPDIVIKGMFNNLAPTGRYNRSKELS; encoded by the exons ATGCCATTTATCGACGATGAGCTGCTGTGGTCCCCGGACAACGATGGACGGATGGTGGATCTGCAGGCGTGTCTGCAAACG GAGAGTAATCAAACGGCAAGCCAAACGGCGGAACTGGCAAACGGTGGCTGTGATTTGAACACGCTCGACGACCAGCTGGACAATGACTCGGATGAGCTGCTGCGGCAGCTGACGGAAAACTCGTTTGAGCTGGAACAGTTTTTCCAAGACTTTCCACCCACCGAAATCAAAGTC gaggaaaacaacaacgatCTGCAGCTGGACGAGGAAACGAGCGGCCAACTCTTCCTCCAGAGCTGCAATCAGTTCCTCTCgtccgctgccgccgccgcccagCTCAGTGCCCTTTCCGGCGACCCGAACGAGTCCGACGGAAGTCTCAACCGACTCTGCTCGGGTGGAAACGATCAGCTGCTAGGCTCTAGCGGTCTCACTACCCAGCAGCTGCAAGAACAGTTGCTAATCGCACAGGCACAGGGTTTGCTGCAGCAGAATCGCTTTAACAATTCGCTGCTCGCCGAAAAACTCCTGCAGAACCAccatcaacaacagcagcaacaaca CTTGGAGGCACTCGGAGTGTCatccaacaacaccaacaacaatcACCACCATCcccacagcaacaacaacaatagcagtagcagtagtagcagTAATGGTGGAAGGGCCAATAAGCCGCCCGATATCGtcatcaaag